In Metopolophium dirhodum isolate CAU chromosome 7, ASM1992520v1, whole genome shotgun sequence, one genomic interval encodes:
- the LOC132948286 gene encoding protein cueball yields the protein MSFLKYTFALVSVVLATGTVRAWDLGIVTPAQIQFLTKNVVENTAADKLKSMGAIAYDPVKKDVYVSDANQKVGSIFRFKTTGDTAYTIIEPIVAKQNVTVLGMVFDDRTSTLYWTTGNGLTINYVRVPENTTKVPLTGHVLFRFKHAIPQGIAIDTCRGYLYWTNCNHLNATIERSRLNGSDRQIIVHENLFQPLGIAVDVERNLIYWSDEHEGLYYSIESSNPDGGSRRTLIHGTHHQPFSIAVDDREIYWSDWINNAVWTMPKDSFQGGVEPLLVAKYEMINTPMGLITPTGNTTMVNSTYCAMHRSKDIAAATITEPTPELIPYEVLRNICKNKGVLHANGTCTCAPGFEGEYCQTGVCDGYCAYGTCTLSDAGQPTCQCSETSYGDRCDKQLCAGRCQNGGDCTMDGAGKPRCECPVGYAGDACEYKASWLNEVCTVYCQHAMSKQQQSSVCRCDEYSRQFDYSEMAMLNHSDMSPCKLSKSMVAVIAILTVFVASLGTITIVLSRKVRLLGRRPRIKKRIVVNKSITPLTCRPPQQENQQCEITIENCCNMNICETPCFEPDFRPPKMGGLMSLGKSKKEDKANLLSNTDMSSEDEKPLY from the exons ATTTGGGCATCGTGACTCCAGCTCAGATTCAGTTCCTTACAAAAAATGTCGTGGAGAATACGGCGGCTGATAAGTTAAAAAGTATGGGTGCTATTGCTTATGATCCTGTTAAGAAAGACGTATACGTCAGCGATGCCAATCAGAAAGTCGGAAGTATATTCCGGTTTAAGACTACCGGCGATACGGCGTACACCATCATCGAACCCATCGTTGCCA AACAAAACGTTACCGTACTGGGTATGGTGTTCGACGACCGTACATCCACGTTGTACTGGACCACCGGCAACGGGCTGACCATTAATTACGTTCGCGTACCAGAAAACACGACCAAGGTTCCTCTCACAGGACACGTCCTGTTCAGGTTCAAGCATGCTATACCCCAGGGTATCGCCATCGACACGTGTCGAGG GTATCTGTACTGGACGAACTGTAACCATCTAAACGCGACCATCGAACGGTCGCGCCTGAACGGCTCTGATCGTCAAATCATTGTGCACGAGAACCTATTCCAGCCGCTGGGCATCGCAGTGGACGTGGAACGTAACTTGATCTACTGGAGCGACGAGCACGAGGGCCTGTACTACAGCATCGAGAGCAGCAACCCGGACGGCGGTTCCCGGAGGACGCTCATCCACGGCACGCACCACCAGCCGTTCTCCATAGCGGTGGACGACCGGGAAATCTACTGGAGCGACTGGATCAACAACGCCGTGTGGACGATGCCCAAGGACTCGTTCCAGGGTGGCGTGGAACCGTTGCTGGTCGCTAAGTACGAGATGATCAACACGCCTATGGGACTGATTACGCCCACCGGAAACACTACCATGGTCAACAGCACGTATTGCGCGATGCACAGGTCAAAA GACATCGCGGCGGCGACGATCACGGAACCGACGCCGGAACTGATCCCGTACGAGGTGTTGAGGAACATTTGCAAGAACAAGGGGGTGTTGCACGCCAACGGGACGTGCACGTGCGCCCCGGGATTCGAGGGCGAATACTGCCAGACGGGCGTGTGCGACGGTTACTGCGCGTACGGGACGTGCACGCTGTCGGACGCGGGACAGCCGACGTGCCAGTGCTCGGAGACCAGCTACGGTGACCGGTGCGATAAGCAGCTGTGCGCGGGCCGGTGCCAGAACGGCGGCGATTGCACGATGGACGGGGCCGGCAAACCACGGTGCGAGTGCCCGGTCGGGTACGCGGGTGACGCGTGCGAGTACAAGGCGTCCTGGCTGAACGAGGTGTGCACCGTGTACTGTCAGCACGCCATGTCCAAACAGCAACAGTCGTCCGTCTGCAg GTGTGACGAATACAGCAGGCAGTTCGATTATTCGGAAATGGCCATGCTCAACCATTCGGACATGTCGCCGTGCAAGCTCAGCAAGAGCATGGTGGCCGTGATCGCCATACTCACGGTGTTCGTCGCCAGCCTTGGCACCATAACCATAGTGCTGTCAAGAAAAGTGCGGTTGCTGGGCCGCCGTCCCAGGATCAAGAAGCGCATCGTCGTGAACAAGAGCATCACTCCGTTGACGTGCCGACCGCCGCAACAGGAGAATCAACAGTGCGAAATCACCATCGAGAACTGTTGCAACATGAACATTTGCGAGACG ccATGTTTCGAACCGGATTTCCGACCGCCCAAGATGGGAGGACTGATGTCGTTGGGAAAGTCGAAAAAAGAAGACAAAGCGAACTTGCTGAGCAACACAGACATGTCGAGTGAAGACGAAAAACCATTGTATTGA